The sequence below is a genomic window from Candidatus Dadabacteria bacterium.
TAAAGAAAAATCCATCCGACCCTTCTATAGACGGAATGTCAAACCATCTATCTCTCAACTTGCATTTGTATCGCCTGTTTATTTCTTCTTTTTTTCCTAACCTCAGATACTCTTTCATTTCATGAGAAAATTCTGACTCTGGTGTTTCATTCAAATCAAGTAGGAAACAAGGCTTTTCCAATTGCTTCAAGTCGTCAAAGTCTTCCACAGAAAAGTCAATACCACCATTTACGTATAGTGCTTTCTGGATAATCGGTTGAACATGGTCTTTAAGGTTGAAGTTATGAACATCTTCCAGACTTAGAATGAAGAAAGAATTTGCAGCCGTCACAATCCCTGCTCTTGACGAGCAATAGTAATCCATGCGTTCAAGAGAATCAGAAACATCATAAATGAAGTTGAGAGATTTTTCGCCTATTGTGCCACCAGTCCATTTTTTTGTCTTGAACATCTCATTGGACTCAAATCTTATGTTGTCTTCTATATTCTCCATAGACTTTTGATCTGAGCAATAGATACCA
It includes:
- a CDS encoding type I restriction endonuclease subunit M; this encodes GIYCSDQKSMENIEDNIRFESNEMFKTKKWTGGTIGEKSLNFIYDVSDSLERMDYYCSSRAGIVTAANSFFILSLEDVHNFNLKDHVQPIIQKALYVNGGIDFSVEDFDDLKQLEKPCFLLDLNETPESEFSHEMKEYLRLGKKEEINRRYKCKLRDRWFDIPSIEGSDGFFFKRSHLYPKLLSNSASVYVTDSAYRVKMNEGFEMDELLFSFYNSLTLVMAELTGRSYGGGVLELTPTEFKQLPLPYCSIDRRNFQSFKKRFKRKSSIDEILMRNDAIILGENMKLSEREIASIQEALKKIRSRRLRVR